A stretch of Equus caballus isolate H_3958 breed thoroughbred chromosome 11, TB-T2T, whole genome shotgun sequence DNA encodes these proteins:
- the C11H17orf107 gene encoding uncharacterized protein C17orf107 homolog: MKGTPSSLETLLWVYRFHSSTEVALQPPLLSSLELAVAAAHEYLEQRFRELKSLEPKKPPAPKPTLGLVLREAAASVVSFGATLLEISALWLQQEVRRLDGGNGGPSPAPDGGDPGGALARVAEAAGQGARQVGAAAGASAGLLLQGAWLCLCGRGLHGSASFLQQWRRQLGLGTPGEPRYSGDLKVASSSSAEDGEPENPPPPHPTPRPSK; this comes from the exons ATGAAGGGGACCCCCAGCTCCCTGGAAACCCTGCTGTGGGTCTACCGCTTCCACAGCTCCACGGAG GTGGCCCTCCAGCCCCCGCTTCTATCTTCCCTGGAACTCGCTGTGGCCGCAGCCCATGAATATCTGGAGCAGAGATTCAGAGAGCTGAAGTCCCTGGAGCCGAAGAAGCCGCCCGCCCCGAAGCCCACCCTGGGGCTGGTGCTCAGAGAAGCCGCGGCTAGCGTCGTGAGCTTCGGCGCCACCTTGTTAGAG ATCTCAGCCCTGTGGCTGCAGCAGGAGGTGCGACGACTAGACGGCGGCAACGGCGGCCCGAGCCCAGCCCCAGATGGTGGGGATCCGGGTGGAGCGCTGGCCCGGGTAGCCGAGGCCGCGGGACAGGGGGCTCGGCAGGTGGGGGCTGCCGCGGGAGCGAGCGCCGGGCTCCTCCTCCAGGGGGCGTGGCTGTGCCTGTGCGGACGGGGTCTGCACGGGTCCGCCTCGTTCCTGCAACAGTGGCGACGCCAGCTGGGCCTCGGAACCCCCGGGGAACCG AGATACTCAGGAGACCTCAAAGTGGCGTCCAGCAGCAGTGCGGAGGACGGAGAACCAGAGAATCCACcaccgccccaccccaccccgcgtCCAAGTAAATAA